The following proteins are co-located in the Eptesicus fuscus isolate TK198812 chromosome 9, DD_ASM_mEF_20220401, whole genome shotgun sequence genome:
- the DNASE2B gene encoding deoxyribonuclease-2-beta isoform X3 — protein MYNDAVPKSVNYSRKYGHSKGLLLWNRFQGFWLIHSIPQFPPIPEEGYDYPPTGRRNGQTGICVTFKYNQYEAIDSQLLVCNPNIYSCSIPAMFRQELIHMPQLCARSSSSETPARHLATLQSAQGQNFLHFAKSDSFIDDIFAAWMAQQLKTHLLTETWQRKRQELPSNCSLPYHVYNVKAIKISGQSYFSSYQDHAKWCISQKGTKNRWTCIGDLNRSPYQAFRSGGFICTQNQLIYQAFQGLVLYYENCN, from the exons ATGTACAATGACGCAGTCCCTAAATCTGTGAATTACAGCAGAAAATAtggacattccaaag GTTTACTGCTGTGGAACAGATTCCAGGGGTTCTGGCTGATTCATTCTATTCCCCAGTTTCCTCCAATCCCTGAAGAAGGCTATGATTATCCACCCACAGGGAGACGAAATGGACAAACTGGCATCTGTGTAACTTTCAAGTATAACCAGTACGAAGCCATAG ACTCTCAGCTCTTGGTCTGCAACCCAAACATTTATAGCTGTTCCATTCCGGCTATGTTTCGGCAGGAGCTCATTCACATGCCCCAGCTGTGTGCCAGATCCAGCTCATCAGAGACCCCTGCCCGACACCTGGCCACACTTCAGTCAGCTCAGGGGCAAAACTTCCTCCATTTTGCAAAGTCTGATTCTTTTATTGACG ACATTTTTGCAGCCTGGATGGCTCAACAGTTGAAGACACACTTGCTTACCGAAACCTGGCAGCGAAAGAGACAAGAGCTTCCTTCAAACTGTTCCCTTCCTTACCATGTCTACAATGTCAAAGCAATCAAGATATCTGGACAATCTTATTTCAGTTCTTATCAGGATCATGCTAAATGGTGTATTTCCCAAAAGGGCACCAAAAATCGCTGGACATGTATTGGAGACCTAAATCGGAGCCCATATCAAGCCTTCAGAAGTGGAGGATTCATTTGTACCCAGAATCAGCTTATTTACCAAGCATTTCAAGGATTAGTTTTGTATTATGAGAACTGTAACTAA